The following proteins are co-located in the Streptococcus downei MFe28 genome:
- a CDS encoding COG2426 family protein, translating into MKYLITFLISMIPLVELRGAVPYGIGVGLPMWQAIIIGVIGNMLPVPIIFFFARRVLEWGADKPVIGGFFSWCLKKGHNGGQKLAKSAGDKGLYFALFLFVGIPLPGTGAWTGTLAASILDLKFKNSIIAVIAGVILAGFIMGFGSVIVKSFF; encoded by the coding sequence ATGAAGTATTTGATTACCTTCCTCATTTCTATGATTCCCCTCGTCGAATTGCGGGGAGCTGTTCCCTATGGTATCGGCGTGGGTCTCCCCATGTGGCAGGCTATTATTATCGGCGTCATCGGTAATATGTTGCCCGTGCCTATTATCTTCTTCTTTGCCCGTCGAGTCTTAGAATGGGGGGCTGATAAGCCTGTCATCGGTGGCTTCTTTAGCTGGTGTCTCAAAAAGGGCCACAATGGGGGCCAAAAGTTGGCTAAGAGTGCTGGCGACAAGGGCCTTTATTTCGCCCTCTTTCTCTTCGTTGGTATTCCCCTACCAGGAACAGGAGCCTGGACAGGCACCCTAGCAGCCTCCATCCTTGACCTTAAGTTCAAAAACAGCATCATCGCTGTCATCGCAGGTGTTATCCTAGCTGGCTTCATCATGGGCTTTGGCTCAGTCATTGTAAAAAGCTTTTTCTAA
- the deoD gene encoding purine-nucleoside phosphorylase has translation MSIHIEAAPGEIADKILLPGDPLRAKFIAENFLENPVCFNHIRGMLGYTGTYKGQKVSVMGTGMGMPSISIYAHELIVDYGVKKLIRVGTAGSIDPDVHVRELVLAQAAATNSKIIRNDFPEYDFPQIADFDLLDKAYHIAEDLGMTTHVGSVLSSDVFYSSMPERNLKLGTLGVKAIEMEAAALYYLAAQYQVQALGIMTVSDSLVHPEEDTTAQERQTTFTDMMTVGLETLIA, from the coding sequence ATGTCTATTCATATCGAAGCAGCCCCAGGAGAGATTGCTGATAAAATTCTCTTGCCAGGTGATCCCTTGCGGGCCAAATTCATCGCTGAAAACTTTTTAGAAAATCCAGTCTGCTTTAATCATATCCGTGGCATGCTAGGCTATACTGGAACCTACAAGGGTCAAAAGGTCTCTGTCATGGGAACCGGGATGGGGATGCCCTCCATCTCCATCTATGCCCACGAATTGATTGTTGACTATGGTGTCAAGAAGCTGATTCGGGTGGGAACAGCCGGTTCCATTGATCCAGATGTCCATGTGCGCGAGCTGGTTCTGGCCCAAGCCGCAGCTACCAATTCCAAGATTATTCGCAATGACTTCCCTGAATACGACTTCCCGCAAATTGCGGACTTCGACCTCCTGGATAAGGCCTACCATATTGCTGAGGATTTGGGCATGACCACCCATGTAGGTTCTGTTCTGTCTTCAGATGTCTTTTATTCTAGTATGCCAGAGCGCAACCTAAAACTGGGAACCCTTGGGGTCAAGGCTATTGAGATGGAAGCCGCAGCCCTCTATTATTTGGCGGCCCAATATCAGGTCCAAGCCTTGGGCATTATGACCGTCTCTGACAGCTTGGTTCATCCAGAAGAGGACACCACAGCCCAAGAACGGCAAACTACCTTTACCGACATGATGACCGTCGGTCTAGAAACCCTGATTGCCTAA